The genomic segment TTTGTAACTTTTTTTTTAGTTTTAGTAACTTTAGGCATAGCTTTAAATTAGTAGGCGCGAAGTATATTCAGCAAAATTAGGGTGTCAAGCAGGGTTAATTAATGTAATTGTTAAATAATGGATGTTTTTAAAAGAAATATTAACAATATATTTTTTATATTTTTATTATCTCATTTAATTATTTGGACATTAGTTCCAACTCTCACAAATCAAAATTTACCGTTAGATACTATAGAGGCATTGGCTTGGGGTAGTAATCTAGAATGGGGTTTTAATAAACATCCTCCAGCAAGTGCTTTTTTTCCAGAATTATTTTATCAAATATTTGGAGCTCAGGACTGGGCTTATTATTTATTAAGTCAAATATTTGTATGCATAGCTTTTATTTATGTTTTTAAATTAGCTAATGAGATTTTTAATAATTTATTATTGAGCTTGATCTCAGTATTGTTACTTGAGAGTATTTATTTTTATAATTTCACTACCCCAGAATTTAATGTCAATGTTTGCCAACTACCTTTTTGGTCAATGGTTGTTTTTTATTCTTGGAGAATTTTTGAAAATAATGAAATTGATATTAAAGATTGTATCTTAATAGGATTTTTTGGAGCAGTTGGTTTTTTATCTAAATACTTATTTATGTATTTATTGTTATCGATTGTTTTACTTTTTTTATATTTCATCTTTTTTAAAAAGCTAAAAAGATTAGATTTTAAATATTTTATAGCAATTGAAGTATTTATAATTTTGCTTGTTCCTCATTTAATTTGGTTAAATGAAAATAATTTTATAACTTTGACATATGGTTTAAAAAGAACAGGTTTAGAAACATCAAATTTTATTGATCATTTAAAATTTCCAACAATTTTTATTTTAAAACAATTAGCAATTTTATTACCCTTTTTTGGATTGGTGTATTTATTGGCTAATAAATTTAAATTTAAATTAAATCTTAAAGATAAAAAATTGTTATTTTTAGTTTTTATAAATCTTTTACCAATTTTATTGATGCTTCTTACTTCTATAATAACAGGCTCAAGAATAAGAACTATGTGGATGACACCATTTTATTTATTCTTTGGTGTTTTCACAGTCTATCTTTTTAAAAATCAAATTAATTTAAAAAAACTTAATTCATTTTTATATGGATTTATTTTTTTAGTACTTTTGTCACCAATTTTGTATTCTTACATTTCAATTAAACAAACAAATAAACGTACAGATTATTTTGGAAAAGAAATAGCAGATCTTGTGGAGAGAAGATGGAATAAAAATTTTTCAAATGAAATTATGTATGTTGTGGGAGATGAGTGGTTTGCAGGAAATTTATCTTATCATTTGCCTTCTCGTCCTAAGTGGTTTTTGGAGCTTAAGGGAAAAGTTAACTCTTTAGACCCCAATGGTGGAATAATTTATGTAGGCAATCCAGAAATTTTAAAAAAGATATGTCCAGGAGATTTTGGCCAAATGGATAAACATGGTTATTGTATGATTGGCTCAAGATAATATGAAAATTAAAATTTTAATTCCTGTCTTTAATGATTGGCAATCATTGTCAAAACTTTTGAATAATATTGATAATGAAGTTCAAAATATTAATCATGAAATTTCAATTTTCATAGTTGATGATGCATCCACTTTTGATCGACAATTGGAAACTGAAGATTTATCAAATATTAATTCAATCAAAATTCTTCTTATGAAAGAAAATAGGGGTCATGCAAGATGCATAGCTGCTGGTCTCAAATATATTTTGGAAAAAGAAGAATTTGATTATGTGATACCCATGGATGGTGATGGAGAAGATAGACCAGAAGAAATAAAAGAATTCATTAAAACCATAGAAAATAATCCCAACAAAACAATTGTTGGAGAAAGGGTTAAAAGATCAGAAGCTTTTATTTTTAAGCTGTGTTATTTTTTTCACAAACTTATAACTTTAGTATTCACTGGCCATTCGATTAAGTTTGGAAATTTTACCTGTCTCACCAAATCAACTATTGAGAAATTAATTAGTGAAAAAGCTACCTGGAATAGTTTTTCTGGTGCACTAACTAAAGTTGAGAAAAACAAGATATCAATTCCATCTATTAGAGGTGAGAGATATTTTGGTCCTTCTAAAATGAGTTTTTCAAATCTTTTAAAACACTCTTTATCTATTATTAGTGTCTTTAAAAATGCAGTTCTAATTCGATCAGCATTATTTATTATATTTTATGTTTATTTGATTAAGTCTAACGCTACAATAATTATGTTAATTCCCTTTATTCTATTACTGATTATGATTTATTCGATCTCAAGTTTATCTATGAGAGAAAACATGGATGAATTTAAAGATTGTTTAAAAAATATAGCCAGTATTGAAAATTTGAAATAAATTTTAGTTTAAGCTCTAATTTTTGGCAGTGAATAAAAGTCAGCTGTATCTATCTTTGAAGAGTATTCTCTCTTCATATTCCATTTTTTTTGAACACCAGCACTTGCAACACTTAACGTAGCTCTTCCATATCGATGGTTGGTGTTATCTATTGATCGCATTAGATTTCCTATTTTTTCATCTCGTTCAGAAGAAAATAGATTTTTCCTGCCATCATCATTTTTTAGTCCTGTAAGTATGACACCTGCTTTTTGATATTGATAACCATTTTTAAAAATACTTTCCAATATTGAAACTGCTGCTTTTACTATTTCTATACTATTGTTGGTTGCTATTGGAAAATCTAATGTTTTTGAATTTGAGTAATAACCAAAATTTCTTTGAAAAGGACTAGTTCTGACAAACACAGTGATTGCTTTTGTAACTAAAGACTCTGACCTAATTTTTTCTGATGCATTCAAGCAATAACTTGCAACCGCTTCTTTTAATTCTTGAAATTTTTCTACTCTTTTACCAAATGATCTTGATACAACACAACTTTTTCTTTTAGCTGTTGTTGTTTCTAAACTAATACATGGAATACCTCTTAACTCCATCGCTGTCCTTGAGCTTAGCACATTAGAGCTTTTTTTAATCCAGTTATTAGATTTATTCTTAAGTTGTTTGGCATTATAAATCCCATTCTTTTGATAAAATTTTGTAAGTTGCTTTCCAACACCCCAGACATCATTAATATCTATCTTTTCTAAAATTGGATCAATATTTTCAATTCCAATTAAACTAGTCACACCTGATATCTTTTTCTTAGCTATATGATTTGCAACTTTGCTTAATGTTTTTGTTTTGGCTATCCCTATACTTGTTGGAATGCCGGTCCATTTTAAAACTGTTTCTCTAATTTCTTTTCCAACTTTTTCTATATCTTGATCTGGAAAATTTGATAAATCTATAAAAGCTTCATCAATTGAATAAACTTCTATTTCTGTATTAAATCTTTTTAATGTTCTCATTACTCTTCTAGATAAGTCACCATACAAAGAATAATTTGATGAAAAAACTTCAACTTTATTTTTAATGATAATATCTTTAGCTTTAAAATAAGGTTCTCCCATTTTAATTCCTAAAGCTTTTGCTTCATTAGACCTAGAGATGATACAACCATCATTATTTGATAAAACGACAACAGGTTTTTTTCTTATTTTTGGGTTAAACAATCTTTCACAAGAGACATAAAAAGAATTACAGTCAACTAAAGCTAACTTTTTAGTATGTTGAATGGATGACATAAGTTACAACCCCCCAAATAAAAATATCTTCATCTTCATTAAGTAAAATTCGGTCATTAAAATTTTTAGACCCAGATGTTAAAAATTTTTTATCTCTTTCTTGAACTAAACTTTTAACGACTAGTTCGTCATGAACATTTGCTATTACTGTTGAGAAATTTTTTGGTGTTAAACTTTTATCAACGACTAATAAATCTCCATCATTAATCCCAACATCAACCATTGATTTACCTTGAACTCGGATGATGAATGTAGCTGGAACATTTCTTATTAGATGAATATTTAAATCAATATCTTCTTCAATATAATCTGTTGCAGGAGAAGGAAACCCAGCACCAGCTTTATGTAAGTAATATGGGATAGTTAATTTCATGTTCTTGTTTTGTTCTTATTTATAGACTAATTATTAAATACACTCAATAGGTTGTATTTTGAGTCCGTAATTGAATCAAAAGTGAATCAAAACGTGAACATTCAAAACTACATCTTGTGGAGTTGTGGATAAGTTTTACAATAAATAGCTAAAACACCAATACAATAAAAAACTAATGATTTGCATAAAAGCAAAAATTCCAGAGGAGTTAAACAAAATAGATGATGAATTAAAAGCAATTTATCATAGCAAAGAAACAGTTTGTTTTTATTTACTTAAAACAAGAGAACTTAGAAACAAGTTTATTGAAGAAACCAAAGGTATGAATAAAGAGGATAGAGAAAAAATTTACGAATTGTATAAAAGATAATCAATCAAAAGGAAATAAAATGAAAAAATTAATATGTCATTGTGGATCAGTAGAAGCAGAAATAAATGTAAATGGAGATCTTGAAAAAATTGTTAAATGTAATTGTTCAATTTGCAAACGTAAGGGAGCGATTATGTCGATGGTTAAAAATGAAGATTTTAAAATTACCAAAGGAGAAGATAAACTAAAACTTTATCAATTTCACACTAATGTTGCTAAACATTATTTTTGTTCCAATTGTGGAATTTATACTCATCACAATCCAAGAAGTAATCCTGCAATGACTGGATTTAATTTAGGATGTGTAGATGAGATAGATACTTTTGATTTAAAAGATATAACAATTATTGATGGTAACAACCATCCACTTGATCAAAAAAAATAGACTCAATGCAATCTGTTGAAAGTTGTTTTAAGAAAGTTAAAAAAGATTGTTTTAAATTTATAAGATCTCAAGAAACTTCAAAAGAGAAATTCAAAGGTAAAGATAAAATGATCAAATCTTTTCTAATACCAATTTGTTTTTGGATTTCAAAAAAAGCTTCTGTTAAACAACCTTATTTTCTAGGATTAGCAGGAGGACAAGGGACAGGTAAGACAACAATTAGTACTTTAATTAAAGTAATTTTAACTAAGTATTTTAGATTAAATGTTTTCAAGATTTCAATTGATGATTTTTATAAAACTCGAAAAGATAGATTAGCATTATCAAAAAAAATACATCCGATGTTACTTACTAGAGGTGTTCCAGGAACTCATGATATTGATATGATGCTTAAGTTTTTTAATAATATAAAAAAAACTAAATTTAAAAAAATTAGTTTACCAAGTTTTAATAAAGCTGTGGATGATAGAGCTCCTCAAAAATCTTGGTATCAAATTAACAAAAAACCTGATGTGATAATTTTTGAAGGTTGGTGCGTAGGTGCAAAATCAGAAAAGAATAACACTCTAAAAAAATCAATCAACTCTCTTGAAAAAGCAAACGATCAAAAATTAAAATGGAGAAAATATGTTAACAGTCAATTAGATGGTAAATATAAAAAATTATATTCCCAATTAAATTGTTTAATCTATTTAAAAGCTAAAAATTTTAATTTGTTACAAAAGTGGAGATTGAAGCAAGAATATAAGCTTTGGTTAAAAACAAAAAATAAATTAAATCATAAAATAATGAGCAAAGGTGATGTGATTAATTTTATGCAGACTTATCAAAGAATTACTGAAAACATGTTTAAAAATATGCCAAAATACGCTTCAATAATACTTAATTTAAATGGTAACCATCAGATAAAATCTGCAGTATATAAAAGCAAATGAAAAAAATTTTAATAATATTATTTGGATCTTTTTTAATTATTTCAAATGCAAATGCTGAAAGTTTTTCATCTGCATTATCAAAAGCATTT from the Candidatus Pelagibacter sp. HIMB1321 genome contains:
- a CDS encoding glycosyltransferase family 39 protein gives rise to the protein MDVFKRNINNIFFIFLLSHLIIWTLVPTLTNQNLPLDTIEALAWGSNLEWGFNKHPPASAFFPELFYQIFGAQDWAYYLLSQIFVCIAFIYVFKLANEIFNNLLLSLISVLLLESIYFYNFTTPEFNVNVCQLPFWSMVVFYSWRIFENNEIDIKDCILIGFFGAVGFLSKYLFMYLLLSIVLLFLYFIFFKKLKRLDFKYFIAIEVFIILLVPHLIWLNENNFITLTYGLKRTGLETSNFIDHLKFPTIFILKQLAILLPFFGLVYLLANKFKFKLNLKDKKLLFLVFINLLPILLMLLTSIITGSRIRTMWMTPFYLFFGVFTVYLFKNQINLKKLNSFLYGFIFLVLLSPILYSYISIKQTNKRTDYFGKEIADLVERRWNKNFSNEIMYVVGDEWFAGNLSYHLPSRPKWFLELKGKVNSLDPNGGIIYVGNPEILKKICPGDFGQMDKHGYCMIGSR
- a CDS encoding glycosyltransferase family 2 protein, producing the protein MKIKILIPVFNDWQSLSKLLNNIDNEVQNINHEISIFIVDDASTFDRQLETEDLSNINSIKILLMKENRGHARCIAAGLKYILEKEEFDYVIPMDGDGEDRPEEIKEFIKTIENNPNKTIVGERVKRSEAFIFKLCYFFHKLITLVFTGHSIKFGNFTCLTKSTIEKLISEKATWNSFSGALTKVEKNKISIPSIRGERYFGPSKMSFSNLLKHSLSIISVFKNAVLIRSALFIIFYVYLIKSNATIIMLIPFILLLIMIYSISSLSMRENMDEFKDCLKNIASIENLK
- a CDS encoding Y-family DNA polymerase — its product is MSSIQHTKKLALVDCNSFYVSCERLFNPKIRKKPVVVLSNNDGCIISRSNEAKALGIKMGEPYFKAKDIIIKNKVEVFSSNYSLYGDLSRRVMRTLKRFNTEIEVYSIDEAFIDLSNFPDQDIEKVGKEIRETVLKWTGIPTSIGIAKTKTLSKVANHIAKKKISGVTSLIGIENIDPILEKIDINDVWGVGKQLTKFYQKNGIYNAKQLKNKSNNWIKKSSNVLSSRTAMELRGIPCISLETTTAKRKSCVVSRSFGKRVEKFQELKEAVASYCLNASEKIRSESLVTKAITVFVRTSPFQRNFGYYSNSKTLDFPIATNNSIEIVKAAVSILESIFKNGYQYQKAGVILTGLKNDDGRKNLFSSERDEKIGNLMRSIDNTNHRYGRATLSVASAGVQKKWNMKREYSSKIDTADFYSLPKIRA
- a CDS encoding LexA family protein, encoding MKLTIPYYLHKAGAGFPSPATDYIEEDIDLNIHLIRNVPATFIIRVQGKSMVDVGINDGDLLVVDKSLTPKNFSTVIANVHDELVVKSLVQERDKKFLTSGSKNFNDRILLNEDEDIFIWGVVTYVIHSTY
- a CDS encoding GFA family protein, which gives rise to MKKLICHCGSVEAEINVNGDLEKIVKCNCSICKRKGAIMSMVKNEDFKITKGEDKLKLYQFHTNVAKHYFCSNCGIYTHHNPRSNPAMTGFNLGCVDEIDTFDLKDITIIDGNNHPLDQKK
- a CDS encoding uridine kinase, whose translation is MQSVESCFKKVKKDCFKFIRSQETSKEKFKGKDKMIKSFLIPICFWISKKASVKQPYFLGLAGGQGTGKTTISTLIKVILTKYFRLNVFKISIDDFYKTRKDRLALSKKIHPMLLTRGVPGTHDIDMMLKFFNNIKKTKFKKISLPSFNKAVDDRAPQKSWYQINKKPDVIIFEGWCVGAKSEKNNTLKKSINSLEKANDQKLKWRKYVNSQLDGKYKKLYSQLNCLIYLKAKNFNLLQKWRLKQEYKLWLKTKNKLNHKIMSKGDVINFMQTYQRITENMFKNMPKYASIILNLNGNHQIKSAVYKSK